From Hermetia illucens chromosome 6, iHerIll2.2.curated.20191125, whole genome shotgun sequence, one genomic window encodes:
- the LOC119659790 gene encoding uncharacterized protein LOC119659790 — protein sequence MQVLTPEAREEILKQYRNHSKELVKLQREYKSLLGTPVLSKVENIKRTNFLKNLQQLEKEKEEILSNLQVALGKVHLQEYESHIKTIKAHVCCQERLQEEIDLLYTNIDHLVHQQLKADQEIYKLNFKATSEAQYNETVKKAKSNLEILENQLDVSKKRECSLITENMRLRNLIVDMLYDRSLFNKLWHRMMTHLNHDKKFLIDLVERAIDCFEEGTEICQKLDSIQSKKNRDVETKIVEMQELIKRGHADKYNMKFLLAKGKNRELADLEAREYKRREIFKVSHMKKISLYKAILDKILSFSGVETITEAIEKFQKQEDVFYSYFNYMNELSYQVQVLDNCLNDLYQGIIARRTVNVVSEQFEKNKIKELEKQLAAEEQKTKEKEKEKDAYDKELENLFTGLHDVFTLLQCDDAPLMALLGDHSKITIFNVERFLEIFEKQLNSVIAFVYMNERKHKVRSDRLTVRNVERLIENPTPIENIVLTQQCAECAEGEDVNPYDEEFVMPKTMEEVKVHLREKVMQPEMQYRLHSISQCRLPRSRLLANKRY from the exons ATGCAAGTCTTGACTCCAGAGGCTCGCGAAGAAATCCTTAAACAATATCGAAATCATTCCAAGGAGCTGGTAAAATTGCAACGAGAATATAAATCCCTTTTGGGTACTCCTGTGCTGAGTAAAGTAGAGAATATCAAAAGAACGAACTTCCTGAAAAATTTGCAACAACTGGAGAAGGAAAAGGAAGAGATACTTTCGAATTTACAAGTAGCGCTAGGGAAGGTTCACTTGCAGGAGTATGAGTCCCATATTAAGACCATTAAAGCGCATGTTTGCTGCCAGGAACGTCTTCAAGAAGAGATCGATTTGCTATATACAAACATTGACCATCTTGTTCATCAACAACTCAAAGCGGACCAGGAAATCTACAAACTGAATTTTAAGGCTACCTCCGAGGCGCAGTACAATGAGACTGTCAAAAAGGCCAAATCGAACCTTGAAATTTTGGAGAACCAATTGGACGTTTCTAAGAAGCGAGAATGTAGTCTCATTACCGAGAACATGAGACTTCGCAACCTTATTGTCGATATGCTCTATGATAGGTCCCTCTTCAACAAGCTGTGGCATAGGATGATGACCCATTTGAATCACGACAAGAAGTTCCTTATCGACCTTGTTGAGCGCGCAATTGATTGCTTTGAAGAAGGTACCGAAATCTGTCAAAAGCTTGATTCAATCCAATCTAAGAAAAACAGAGACGTCGAAACGAAAATCGTGGAAATGCAGGAGCTCATCAAGCGCGGTCATGCCGATAAATACAATATGAAGTTCCTGCTTGCCAAGGGAAAGAACCGTGAATTGGCCGATTTAGAAGCAAGGGAGTACAAAAGGAGGGAAATTTTCAAGGTTTCTCATATGAAGAAGATTTCCTTGTATAAAGCCATTTTAGACAAAATTCTGTCCTTTTCGGGGGTTGAAACCATCACAGAGGCAATCGAGAAGTTCCAGAAACAAGAGGATGTTTTCTACTCGTACTTCAACTACATGAATGAGCTCAGCTATCAGGTTCAAGTGCTGGACAATTGTTTGAACGATTTATATCAGGGAATTATAG CGCGAAGAACGGTGAATGTCGTTTCGGAACAATTCgaaaagaataaaatcaaagaattggAAAAACAACTCGCGGCGGAGGAGCAGAAAACCAAGGAGAAAGAAAAGGAGAAGGATGCTTACGACAAGGAGCTAGAAAACTTATTTACAGGACTCCACGATGTCTTCACCTTACTCCAATGTGACGACGCACCTCTAATGGCCTTGCTTGGCGATCATTCCAAAATAACAATCTTCAATGTGGAACGATTCTTGGAGATTTTTGAAAAGCAACTAAATAGCGTTATAGCCTTCGTTTACATGAACGAGAGGAAGCACAAAGTTAGATCTGATCGCCTGACTGTCCGCAATGTGGAGCGTTTGATAGAAAATCCTACCCCAATTGAGAATATTGTTTTGACGCAACAATGTGCCGAGTGTGCTGAAGGTGAGGACGTCAACCCCTACGACGAAGAGTTCGTTATGCCGAAAACTATGGAAGAGGTTAAAGTGCATTTGCGAGAGAAAGTTATGCAGCCTGAAATGCAGTATAGATTGCATAGCATTAGTCAGTGCCGACTGCCGAGGTCTCGATTGTTGGCCAATAAGCGTTATTAA